Proteins from one Gimesia maris genomic window:
- a CDS encoding DUF1559 family PulG-like putative transporter gives MSAYRFPLACSTVLLLCLCFSCRQNPQEETDRNAVSQQSQAEAESGQTSATGQTSEPAVQTSNVISKQPAETETKTIDPKMVITPGKPMTVERYQAVKAKLKGLGLGLHNSHDEHGAFLPSTEKHPEYYDENGQLKVSWRVHILPYLGQKPLYEQFKLDEAWNSPHNAPLVKRMPDIYRSPDTPADSDKTRFRVFEGQWKKNSRGSASPTTIFPQGKPARIRDIRDGSSNTVMVVEAGPDKAVEWTRPGGLNSEHPKAEFGNAARGIPVLLSDGATLCFKRDIDEGKWKDLIDPNDGKVMDWREFLIIHTTLKPKQIQILQQLRMIAVAFFRYTDKYQRFPPADEQLVDGKPLLSWRVHLLPLLGQDALYQQFKLDEPWDSPHNKTLLEKMPGFYQFGPQGNPGTTRIMTFSGEKSPFPGGPGPRFRDITDGSSNTILFVIAAPDKAVPWTKPEDLPFDSANPIKALGALSTPDFPAAMFDGSLASVPVNIPAATLSKLIQPDDGMITGAELKPYRPQ, from the coding sequence ATGTCAGCCTATCGCTTTCCACTCGCCTGCAGCACAGTACTGCTGCTCTGTCTCTGTTTCTCCTGTCGGCAGAACCCACAAGAAGAGACTGATCGAAACGCGGTGTCTCAACAGTCACAAGCCGAGGCTGAAAGCGGACAAACTTCTGCAACAGGGCAAACCTCTGAGCCGGCAGTTCAGACAAGCAACGTTATCAGCAAGCAACCAGCCGAAACTGAAACAAAAACCATTGATCCCAAGATGGTCATCACACCCGGCAAACCGATGACGGTAGAGCGTTATCAGGCGGTCAAAGCTAAACTCAAAGGCCTTGGCCTGGGCCTGCATAACTCGCATGATGAGCACGGGGCTTTCTTACCCTCGACGGAAAAACATCCTGAATACTACGACGAAAATGGTCAGCTGAAAGTGAGCTGGCGAGTGCATATCCTGCCTTATCTGGGCCAGAAGCCGCTGTACGAACAGTTCAAACTGGATGAAGCCTGGAACAGCCCCCACAATGCTCCCCTGGTGAAACGCATGCCCGATATCTACCGCTCTCCGGACACCCCCGCCGATTCCGATAAAACCCGCTTTCGTGTATTTGAAGGCCAATGGAAAAAAAACAGCAGAGGCAGCGCGTCTCCGACAACCATCTTTCCGCAGGGGAAACCGGCCCGGATTCGCGACATTCGGGATGGGTCATCCAACACGGTCATGGTGGTCGAAGCGGGACCGGATAAAGCAGTCGAATGGACCAGACCCGGAGGACTGAACAGCGAACATCCTAAAGCAGAATTCGGGAATGCAGCGCGGGGAATCCCCGTGCTGCTGAGCGATGGCGCGACACTTTGTTTCAAGCGGGATATCGATGAAGGCAAATGGAAAGACCTGATTGACCCAAACGATGGCAAAGTAATGGACTGGAGAGAATTTCTAATCATCCATACGACATTGAAGCCCAAGCAGATTCAAATTTTACAACAGTTGCGCATGATCGCCGTCGCTTTCTTTCGCTATACAGATAAGTATCAACGATTTCCGCCTGCCGACGAGCAACTGGTGGATGGAAAGCCCCTCCTGAGCTGGCGGGTGCACCTGCTCCCCTTACTGGGTCAGGATGCGCTGTACCAGCAGTTCAAACTGGATGAGCCCTGGGACAGTCCTCACAACAAGACCTTGCTGGAGAAAATGCCGGGCTTCTACCAGTTTGGGCCACAGGGTAATCCGGGCACCACACGGATCATGACTTTTTCCGGTGAGAAGTCCCCCTTCCCGGGAGGGCCGGGACCCCGCTTCAGAGACATTACTGACGGATCTTCGAATACCATTCTATTCGTCATCGCTGCCCCGGACAAAGCGGTCCCCTGGACGAAACCGGAGGATCTTCCCTTTGACTCGGCAAATCCGATCAAAGCACTGGGAGCATTGTCCACGCCAGATTTCCCGGCGGCCATGTTTGATGGTTCACTTGCTTCTGTGCCCGTGAACATCCCTGCGGCAACGTTATCGAAACTGATTCAACCTGACGACGGCATGATCACTGGTGCAGAACTTAAACCTTACCGTCCCCAATAA
- a CDS encoding Calx-beta domain-containing protein, with amino-acid sequence MLLTHWLRSISSFLRPSHHPLHKRRVRSRYGKPAILNHQRRPVTVEELEDRTLLTSMISVDDVSEWEGDSWNIKTNFIFTVTRTGMTPGDLNQELIIDFITQDSTATLYGDDYISKSGSILFSADAMSTSQSKTIMIQVVQDGEVETDEYFEVSLSTNNGNVIFDKNIGRGTILDDDIMVLDQADRIAPPESATIGDHFGNAIAIDGDFMVVGAIESDLIATDAGAVYVYFRNRQNTPDNDFDDIWEYQTTLTAFDAAENDQFGCSVAIDGDTIVIGAYQDNGREYRSGTAYVYRWDGNDWNFEDKLIASDGRFNDKFGGDVTIENDVIVVGAAEKNPTIPNAPYYIADAGVAYVFTRTGSEWSETQIITAPNMDTSDEFGWSVELENDTLFISGLKSDFQGSTVDQGAVFVYRNINGVWTLQQTLGVPDGETDDLFGFDLDVDGDILGVISGSRDAGQRKAYVFEYVDGTWQYSYNLGTPGIGNNPSANSISVSGNSIAIGSILSDGYRNETGIVNIYHRKPGGNYWSFSESIFADYGYTDDYFGYAVVYTDSQLIIGTPQAPDSTRNAGQLYIFEPHRSEVSFELSFQGTRENVSGQTAVRLYVTRSSDRGVGALNSDVTVYYHTVDGTATAADGDYQEQSGSITFTGDPHAGSQLEYITIYVNDDDKLEGYEEFYVQLTDDTGDFRFYFDRAEILIFDNDFAKVSVENVTVDEDAGMALVNVTLDNSVDTNVSVDFSTADISALESSDYTPTSGTLVFEPGVLTKTVAIPLVNTNEIEGDETFALTLSNLQVSGADVQIGTSTGIITIKDDDESNLFVEDLTVDEDTGTASVVVTLDHPVSLPVTVDYATADASATASNDYLSTSGTLSFAAGEQSKTIQIPIVDDTNLVELTESFLVLFGNLKSGGLNVSLNTSQIEVTILDDDQARLSISDLTVNENAGTATVQVSLDRMVDTTISIDYATVDQTATSSDDYLVQAGTITFNPGEHVQTIVIPITDSDVVETDEKFLINLTNLNTNGADVVVFDDQAEVTISDDDQLQGSITNVTVDESAEYATISVSLEYAVGFPVTIYFESENVTAVSDPDYISQSGSLTFNPGDLTKSISIAILNDNLVESDETFFVKLTSIESNGSNIIFEIDRAEITIQDDDQAQISIDDLTVDEDAGSATITVSLVQPVDTAITVDYTTLDQSANSVVDYISQSGTLTFSAGEQSKTITIPLVDSDLLELTESFLVQLNNIQAAARNVIFANDHAEVTILDDDQASISISDISVNEDAGTAVLTVVLSNPADAAFSVDFSTADNSAVDQQDYTAVSGTLIFNAGEQSKTITIPIINSDLVESDETFLVNRSNIQSGSYDIVFADNQAEVTIIDDDQAQVTINDISVNEAAGTATLTVSLDHAVDQSVSLDFQTSEVTATSPEDFVTQMGTLTFAPSEVEKLITISIIDSDLVETDERLLVNLSNLQAGTAAVSFADTHGVITILDDDQSNLRISDLTIQEDSGTGYVTVSLDKPLLTPVSIDFSTVGQSATQSVDFEQSTGTLTFAPGELTKVIPIVITNDNYTETTETLLINLFNLQTASPDVILADSQSVLTIENDDFAKVSINNITVNEASGSALIQVTLDHPVASTITLDYTTADDSALNASDYFGKSGTLTFLAGQQTKYVSIPILNDNLVEGDESFLFNLTNLQANGYDVEFLSEQALITIQDNDQASISISDISVDENAGTALLTVELSKPVETAFTVNYATTEQSALGTLDFITTSGTLTFDSGEQSKTIAVSLVNTDLVESDETFLINLFDIQANEADITLANDQAVVRIQDDDQAQISIDDITVVENAGTAVITVSLDASVDTAVSIDFSTSDQTAYHPDDYLAVSGTLTFNPGDLSQTITIAIVNSDNFEINETFQIDLENIQTTARDVTIADDQAVITIQDKVITAGEIHFRVVNQPTSTSLTGEADTLPENESIISEWSTYWVEIWVELTSQIEHGVYSVSADFNYNTAYTSAAEIEFGEGFTQNQAGSINDLTGSVTGIYAETTINHLGADSPVLFARVRFSPGSEDQVSLETEPNSIGPYNLNFEITNSHVELGGNTPVTVNVDLSPGASIYANPFDLNDDDIINYRDLILFVGLYNTVPSESDSSFAWFSDFNQDDRINYRDLISLVGNYNKGKQDQTEVIYPQTYPNAWSDLLLVDTLSTPPVTADSVSQSDVVSTFDTVINQTMNSPVLSIEQQKSLKHIDIQVIDLGGDILGTAAGSTIYIDVDAAGYGWFIDSTPTGNSEYTWSSELTLIALPDSDAAGGIDLWTVIQHELGHLLDYEHSETGLMQETLAPGIRKLPEWELNYEYENPMEPEAVDPFFLNMLDETNLLPF; translated from the coding sequence ATGCTGTTGACCCATTGGTTAAGGTCGATTTCATCTTTCCTCCGACCATCACATCACCCCTTGCACAAACGCCGTGTTCGTTCCCGATATGGCAAACCTGCAATCCTGAATCATCAAAGGCGACCGGTTACTGTCGAAGAACTCGAAGACCGCACACTGCTGACGTCGATGATCAGCGTTGATGATGTGAGTGAATGGGAAGGTGATTCCTGGAATATAAAAACGAACTTTATATTTACGGTAACCCGTACCGGCATGACTCCTGGTGATCTCAATCAAGAGTTAATAATTGATTTTATAACACAAGATAGCACAGCAACTCTTTATGGCGATGATTATATCTCCAAAAGTGGATCGATCCTGTTTTCTGCAGATGCCATGTCAACCTCTCAATCGAAAACGATCATGATTCAAGTTGTTCAAGATGGTGAAGTTGAAACAGACGAATACTTTGAAGTTAGTTTGTCCACGAACAATGGAAATGTCATTTTCGATAAAAACATCGGTAGGGGAACGATTCTGGATGACGACATTATGGTTCTGGATCAGGCAGATCGTATCGCCCCCCCTGAGTCTGCTACCATTGGAGATCATTTTGGAAACGCGATCGCAATCGATGGAGATTTCATGGTCGTCGGTGCAATCGAAAGTGATTTGATCGCAACTGATGCCGGTGCTGTATATGTTTATTTTCGAAACAGACAGAATACTCCTGATAATGACTTCGATGACATTTGGGAATATCAGACAACTTTGACAGCCTTTGATGCTGCAGAAAATGATCAATTTGGGTGCAGTGTCGCCATTGATGGTGATACAATTGTGATTGGTGCGTACCAGGATAACGGCCGGGAATACCGAAGTGGAACAGCATATGTATATCGCTGGGATGGCAACGACTGGAATTTTGAAGATAAACTCATCGCATCAGACGGAAGATTTAATGACAAGTTTGGTGGTGATGTCACTATCGAGAATGATGTCATTGTCGTCGGAGCAGCAGAAAAAAATCCCACTATCCCCAATGCTCCTTATTATATTGCTGATGCAGGTGTAGCATATGTATTTACAAGAACCGGGTCAGAATGGTCGGAAACACAAATTATTACTGCCCCTAACATGGACACATCAGACGAATTTGGCTGGAGCGTGGAGCTTGAGAATGACACTCTCTTTATCTCTGGACTGAAATCCGATTTCCAAGGTTCAACGGTAGACCAGGGAGCTGTTTTTGTTTATCGAAATATAAACGGAGTCTGGACTCTGCAACAAACTCTGGGCGTTCCAGATGGCGAAACAGATGACCTGTTCGGATTCGACCTGGATGTTGATGGGGACATCCTGGGGGTCATTTCCGGTTCAAGAGATGCGGGTCAAAGAAAAGCGTATGTCTTTGAATATGTAGATGGCACCTGGCAATACAGTTATAATCTTGGTACACCAGGAATAGGAAACAATCCATCTGCTAACTCAATTTCAGTATCAGGAAACTCAATCGCCATTGGTTCAATCCTGAGTGATGGTTATAGAAATGAAACTGGCATAGTTAACATCTATCATCGAAAACCAGGGGGGAATTACTGGTCATTCTCAGAAAGTATTTTTGCTGATTATGGTTACACTGATGACTATTTTGGCTATGCAGTAGTTTATACAGATTCGCAACTCATTATAGGAACTCCTCAAGCTCCCGATTCGACTCGAAATGCAGGCCAGTTGTATATCTTCGAGCCGCATAGATCTGAGGTCAGTTTTGAACTCTCGTTTCAAGGAACCAGGGAAAATGTTTCCGGACAAACGGCAGTCCGGCTTTATGTCACCAGATCAAGTGATCGTGGTGTGGGCGCTTTAAATTCTGATGTAACAGTTTACTACCATACGGTAGATGGTACAGCCACAGCTGCGGATGGTGACTATCAGGAGCAATCCGGTTCAATCACTTTCACAGGCGATCCTCATGCTGGGAGTCAACTCGAATACATTACAATTTACGTTAATGATGACGATAAATTAGAAGGGTATGAAGAATTCTACGTACAGCTTACTGACGACACAGGTGATTTTCGCTTTTATTTCGATCGAGCGGAAATTTTAATATTTGACAATGATTTTGCTAAGGTTAGCGTCGAAAACGTAACGGTCGACGAAGACGCCGGAATGGCCTTGGTCAATGTTACCCTGGATAATTCAGTCGACACTAATGTCAGTGTCGACTTTTCAACCGCTGATATTTCTGCTCTTGAATCCAGTGATTATACGCCTACAAGTGGAACGCTTGTTTTTGAACCGGGTGTGCTGACCAAAACCGTTGCAATTCCGCTAGTCAATACCAATGAGATTGAAGGAGATGAAACTTTTGCCTTGACTCTGAGTAATCTTCAGGTCAGCGGTGCAGACGTCCAGATTGGCACAAGTACCGGTATTATCACCATTAAAGATGACGACGAATCCAACCTGTTCGTTGAGGACCTGACAGTTGATGAAGATACAGGAACCGCATCTGTTGTCGTCACCCTGGATCATCCTGTCTCATTGCCAGTCACGGTTGATTATGCCACTGCAGATGCATCCGCGACTGCCTCCAATGATTATCTTTCAACTTCCGGGACACTCTCGTTCGCTGCTGGTGAACAATCAAAAACCATACAGATACCCATTGTCGATGACACAAACCTCGTAGAACTAACCGAATCGTTTCTGGTTTTATTCGGCAATCTGAAAAGCGGTGGATTGAATGTCTCCCTGAACACTTCACAGATAGAAGTCACCATTCTGGATGATGATCAAGCTCGTCTTTCAATAAGCGACTTAACTGTGAACGAGAATGCTGGTACCGCGACTGTTCAGGTCTCACTGGACCGAATGGTCGACACAACGATCAGCATCGATTACGCCACTGTAGATCAAACTGCTACAAGTTCTGATGATTATCTCGTTCAAGCTGGAACAATCACATTCAACCCAGGGGAACATGTCCAGACAATTGTCATCCCGATCACCGATTCCGATGTGGTCGAAACAGACGAAAAGTTCCTGATCAATCTGACTAACCTGAATACCAATGGGGCTGACGTGGTAGTATTCGACGATCAGGCCGAAGTCACGATTTCCGATGACGATCAGCTACAGGGATCGATTACTAACGTGACAGTCGACGAGTCTGCTGAATATGCCACGATTTCAGTTTCACTTGAATATGCGGTCGGGTTTCCTGTAACAATCTACTTTGAATCAGAAAACGTGACTGCAGTCAGCGATCCTGATTATATTTCTCAGTCTGGTTCGCTGACCTTTAATCCAGGTGATCTGACAAAATCCATCTCAATCGCAATTTTGAATGACAATCTGGTCGAATCAGACGAGACATTTTTCGTCAAGCTTACCAGTATCGAATCAAATGGTTCGAATATTATATTCGAAATTGATCGGGCAGAAATTACAATCCAGGATGATGATCAGGCTCAGATCTCAATAGATGATCTGACTGTCGATGAAGACGCAGGATCCGCAACCATCACCGTATCGCTGGTTCAACCTGTTGACACTGCGATCACAGTCGACTACACGACATTAGATCAATCTGCCAATTCCGTGGTTGATTATATCTCCCAGTCCGGCACACTGACATTTTCCGCTGGCGAACAGTCAAAGACCATTACGATTCCTCTTGTCGATTCCGACCTGTTGGAACTGACTGAAAGCTTCCTGGTTCAATTGAACAATATTCAGGCTGCAGCAAGAAATGTTATCTTTGCGAACGATCATGCTGAAGTAACGATCCTTGATGATGATCAAGCCAGTATCTCGATCAGTGATATCTCAGTCAATGAAGATGCAGGGACGGCCGTACTCACCGTCGTATTGAGTAACCCGGCTGATGCTGCTTTCAGCGTTGACTTCTCTACTGCTGACAACAGCGCTGTGGATCAGCAGGATTATACCGCGGTTTCAGGTACATTAATCTTCAATGCAGGGGAACAGTCCAAAACCATCACCATTCCCATTATCAATTCAGATCTTGTGGAGTCGGACGAAACGTTTCTGGTCAACCGGAGTAATATTCAATCCGGAAGCTACGATATTGTCTTTGCTGACAATCAGGCAGAAGTAACCATCATTGACGACGATCAGGCTCAGGTAACCATCAACGATATTTCAGTCAACGAGGCAGCTGGTACTGCGACTTTGACCGTTTCTCTGGATCATGCCGTTGATCAGTCTGTCAGCCTCGATTTTCAGACTAGTGAGGTCACCGCGACCAGCCCTGAGGATTTTGTGACTCAGATGGGAACTCTGACTTTTGCTCCTTCTGAAGTTGAAAAATTGATTACCATCTCAATCATTGATTCAGATCTTGTGGAAACGGATGAACGTTTACTGGTCAACCTGTCAAATCTCCAGGCCGGGACAGCTGCTGTCAGCTTTGCTGACACCCACGGCGTTATCACAATTCTGGACGATGATCAGTCCAATCTGCGCATCAGTGATCTCACCATCCAGGAAGATTCCGGCACTGGGTATGTGACAGTCTCCCTTGACAAGCCGCTGCTGACGCCGGTTTCCATTGATTTCAGCACCGTCGGTCAGTCAGCCACACAGTCCGTTGATTTTGAACAATCAACGGGAACTTTGACCTTCGCGCCTGGTGAGCTCACCAAGGTCATCCCGATCGTCATTACCAATGATAACTACACGGAAACCACAGAGACACTGCTGATTAATCTCTTCAATTTACAAACGGCCAGTCCCGACGTCATCCTTGCCGACTCGCAGTCCGTCCTGACAATCGAAAATGATGATTTTGCGAAAGTTTCAATCAATAATATCACAGTGAATGAGGCATCCGGGTCTGCATTGATCCAGGTCACTCTGGACCATCCCGTCGCGTCCACGATTACACTCGACTATACCACTGCCGATGATTCTGCTTTGAATGCTTCAGATTACTTCGGAAAATCTGGTACCCTGACATTCCTGGCAGGGCAACAGACCAAATACGTTTCGATCCCCATTCTCAACGACAACCTTGTGGAAGGTGATGAATCATTTTTATTCAACCTGACCAATCTCCAGGCAAATGGTTATGATGTTGAATTCCTCAGCGAACAGGCACTGATTACGATTCAGGATAATGATCAGGCCAGCATTTCCATCAGTGATATTTCAGTCGATGAAAACGCAGGCACGGCCTTACTGACCGTCGAATTGAGCAAGCCGGTTGAAACCGCTTTCACTGTCAACTATGCCACCACTGAGCAGTCTGCACTTGGCACGCTCGACTTTATTACGACTTCAGGAACGCTGACATTTGATTCCGGAGAGCAGAGTAAAACCATTGCCGTCTCCCTGGTAAATACCGATCTGGTTGAGTCCGATGAAACCTTTCTGATTAATCTATTTGACATTCAGGCAAACGAGGCCGACATTACTCTGGCAAATGATCAGGCTGTTGTGAGAATCCAGGATGACGATCAGGCTCAGATTTCCATTGATGATATTACTGTTGTTGAAAATGCCGGAACGGCGGTGATTACTGTCTCTCTGGATGCCTCTGTGGATACCGCCGTCAGCATAGACTTCTCCACGTCTGATCAGACCGCATATCACCCCGATGATTACCTTGCTGTTTCAGGAACCTTAACATTCAATCCCGGTGACCTGTCACAGACTATCACGATTGCGATCGTCAATTCTGATAATTTTGAAATCAATGAAACCTTCCAGATCGATTTAGAAAATATTCAAACTACAGCGCGCGATGTCACAATCGCAGACGATCAGGCAGTGATCACAATCCAGGACAAAGTTATCACAGCGGGGGAAATTCACTTCAGAGTGGTGAATCAGCCAACCAGTACCAGTCTGACAGGAGAAGCAGACACACTTCCTGAAAATGAAAGCATCATCAGTGAATGGTCCACCTACTGGGTAGAGATCTGGGTCGAACTCACCAGCCAGATCGAGCACGGAGTCTATTCAGTCAGTGCAGATTTCAATTACAACACGGCATACACCTCTGCTGCAGAAATTGAATTTGGAGAAGGCTTCACACAAAATCAGGCTGGTTCCATCAATGATCTGACTGGATCCGTTACAGGAATTTATGCTGAAACAACAATAAATCACCTGGGAGCGGACAGCCCGGTTTTATTCGCTCGTGTTCGTTTCTCACCTGGTTCTGAAGACCAGGTTTCACTCGAAACCGAGCCTAATAGCATAGGCCCCTATAATCTGAACTTTGAGATCACAAATTCTCATGTCGAATTAGGTGGAAATACACCAGTCACTGTAAACGTGGACTTGTCGCCAGGAGCGTCAATCTACGCCAACCCGTTCGACCTGAATGACGATGATATTATTAATTATCGCGACCTGATCCTCTTCGTCGGTCTGTACAATACGGTCCCCAGCGAGTCTGATTCCAGTTTCGCCTGGTTCTCTGACTTCAATCAGGATGATCGTATAAATTACAGGGACCTGATTTCACTCGTAGGGAATTATAACAAAGGTAAACAGGATCAGACTGAGGTCATATATCCACAAACTTACCCGAACGCATGGTCTGATTTATTGCTCGTCGATACATTGAGCACACCACCTGTGACAGCAGATTCCGTTTCGCAGTCCGACGTCGTCTCCACATTCGACACTGTGATCAATCAGACCATGAACAGCCCGGTTCTTTCCATTGAACAGCAGAAATCCCTGAAACACATCGACATTCAGGTGATCGACCTTGGTGGTGATATTCTGGGAACTGCAGCGGGCAGTACAATTTATATCGACGTCGATGCCGCCGGTTATGGCTGGTTTATCGACTCGACTCCCACCGGAAACAGTGAATACACCTGGTCCAGCGAATTGACCCTGATCGCCCTGCCCGACAGCGACGCTGCTGGTGGCATCGATCTCTGGACCGTCATTCAGCATGAACTCGGTCACCTGCTGGATTACGAACATTCAGAAACCGGACTGATGCAGGAAACCCTCGCCCCTGGAATTCGTAAACTCCCAGAGTGGGAATTGAATTATGAATATGAAAACCCTATGGAACCAGAAGCCGTCGACCCCTTCTTCTTGAACATGCTGGATGAAACCAACCTGCTTCCGTTCTGA
- a CDS encoding DUF1559 family PulG-like putative transporter — translation MTISFQCQKCGKNYKVSDDKAGKKVKCRQCDAPVRIPELEANDFSEEWEEPEPEYEAPARRRKSSAPKNKSKSKSRKKTAGGPNQKLLIAGGAVAFVLIGGGLLFMFSSSKSGGGLFKSITDKVDVVVNSQLDKSAGKSGSNGSGSAGSDIDNMKKIGLAFHNFHDSFTRFPPADAHLVDGKPLLSWRVHMLPFLGQKELYQRFNLQESWDSPHNSALLNEMPDIYQTEGVNQAGYTSIMTFSGEGTPFTGGKGPQIRNFVDGTGNVILCVQAGPDKAVPWTQPVDLPFNQANPVSVLGQTSRGAFLCIMADGSIRKIPAGISPQTLKNAIQHNDGQVVPLF, via the coding sequence ATGACAATCAGTTTTCAATGCCAAAAGTGTGGTAAGAACTATAAAGTCAGTGATGACAAAGCCGGTAAAAAAGTCAAATGTCGCCAGTGTGATGCACCTGTGCGCATTCCGGAACTCGAAGCCAATGACTTTTCAGAAGAGTGGGAAGAACCAGAACCGGAATATGAGGCCCCTGCCCGACGTCGCAAAAGCAGCGCACCAAAAAATAAGTCGAAATCCAAAAGCCGAAAAAAAACAGCTGGTGGTCCGAACCAGAAGCTGTTGATCGCAGGTGGCGCGGTGGCATTCGTACTGATTGGCGGCGGCCTGTTGTTTATGTTCTCTTCCAGTAAATCAGGTGGAGGCCTTTTCAAGTCGATCACGGACAAAGTCGATGTGGTTGTCAATTCACAACTAGACAAGTCCGCTGGCAAATCGGGAAGTAACGGAAGCGGATCTGCAGGCTCCGACATTGATAACATGAAAAAAATTGGCCTGGCGTTTCATAACTTCCATGATTCATTTACCCGTTTTCCTCCCGCGGATGCGCATCTGGTCGATGGAAAACCACTGCTCAGCTGGCGCGTACACATGCTGCCTTTTCTCGGCCAGAAAGAGCTTTATCAACGTTTTAATCTGCAGGAGTCCTGGGACAGCCCCCATAATTCTGCCCTGCTGAATGAGATGCCGGATATCTATCAGACCGAGGGAGTCAATCAAGCAGGTTACACTTCGATCATGACCTTCAGTGGCGAGGGTACCCCCTTCACCGGAGGTAAAGGGCCACAAATACGGAACTTTGTTGACGGTACGGGAAATGTCATCCTCTGCGTTCAGGCAGGCCCGGACAAAGCGGTCCCCTGGACACAACCAGTCGATCTCCCCTTCAATCAGGCCAATCCAGTCAGCGTACTGGGGCAGACATCCCGGGGCGCATTCCTCTGTATCATGGCTGATGGTTCGATCAGAAAAATTCCAGCTGGCATTTCCCCTCAAACACTTAAGAATGCGATTCAGCATAATGACGGTCAGGTAGTACCCCTGTTTTGA
- a CDS encoding DUF1559 family PulG-like putative transporter, producing MKFSRSIPLLFLTILFSTNNGGCQKNPPTSPETDAKQAAAESPAENTAEEKASSTTTPEEMPIDPKLVVKPGEPMTAERFKTVKENLKQLGLSLHNFHEEYSMFLPSPEDHPEYYDENGLLKVSWRVHLLPFLDQKDLYNQFKLGEAWDSPHNALLAKNMPETFRSPDTPANATKTRFRIFQGKPEKDSEGKMRMTSLFPLGTPARIRDTLDGTSNTIMVVEVGPDKAVEWTKPGGLSLTQPKEELGATASTVAVLKGDGSVSLIKQDLDKIQWKELVGPQDMTRIDWDAIEVQP from the coding sequence ATGAAATTTTCACGCAGCATCCCACTTCTGTTTCTGACCATCCTCTTCAGTACCAACAACGGTGGCTGCCAGAAGAATCCCCCCACAAGCCCGGAAACGGATGCGAAACAGGCCGCCGCCGAGAGTCCTGCAGAAAATACTGCTGAGGAAAAAGCTTCTTCAACTACGACTCCGGAAGAAATGCCCATTGATCCAAAACTGGTGGTCAAGCCAGGTGAGCCGATGACAGCAGAGCGATTTAAAACTGTGAAAGAAAATCTCAAGCAATTGGGGCTGTCGCTGCACAACTTCCATGAAGAATACAGCATGTTCTTACCCTCTCCGGAAGACCATCCAGAATACTATGATGAGAACGGCCTTCTGAAGGTAAGCTGGCGGGTGCACCTTCTGCCTTTCCTCGATCAGAAGGATCTGTACAACCAATTCAAACTGGGTGAAGCCTGGGACAGTCCGCACAATGCTCTCCTGGCAAAAAACATGCCTGAGACCTTCCGCTCCCCGGATACTCCAGCTAATGCAACAAAGACGCGCTTCCGCATTTTTCAGGGCAAACCTGAAAAGGACAGCGAAGGTAAAATGAGAATGACTTCCCTGTTCCCCCTGGGAACACCTGCCCGTATAAGAGATACCCTTGATGGGACTTCCAACACGATTATGGTGGTCGAAGTCGGTCCCGATAAAGCTGTCGAATGGACCAAGCCTGGCGGACTGAGCCTGACACAACCCAAAGAGGAACTGGGGGCTACCGCCTCTACAGTTGCCGTTCTGAAAGGTGACGGTTCCGTCTCCCTGATCAAACAGGATCTGGACAAGATTCAATGGAAAGAACTTGTGGGCCCACAAGACATGACCCGGATCGACTGGGATGCCATTGAGGTTCAACCGTAG